From the Pseudoalteromonas tunicata genome, one window contains:
- a CDS encoding aminoacyl-histidine dipeptidase produces the protein MTTLNQLSPQPLWSIFEKICSIPHPSKHEAKISAWIQSFATELNLDVKEDKVGNLIIKKPATAGMENRKGVILQAHMDMVPQKNADKVHDFVTDPIEAYVDGEWVTANGTTLGADNGIGLSACLAVLASTDLAHGPLEVLVTTDEEAGMTGAFGLEAGWLDGEILLNTDSEDEGEVYMGCAGGIDVNVSLPVEFNSVNRENAAFILSIKGLKGGHSGVDIHTGRANANKLLARFFKQYSQLDLSISTFFGGSLRNAIPRESSAIILCAPSDISALETAVTQYNEVLKAELNAIETNLIVTLTPTEQPTSQLSPTSQSAFINAVNACVNGVIRMSDEVPGVVETSTNLGVIKMADDHIKIQCLVRSLIDSARTNTQNMICSNFELAGASVICSGAYPGWQPKAESPIKDLLRETYESMFGTLPKIMVIHAGLECGLFKDAYPHWDMVSFGPTIRFPHSPDEKVKIDTVAPFYDLLVNVLKNIPVKA, from the coding sequence GTGACAACATTAAACCAACTATCGCCTCAGCCTTTATGGTCTATTTTCGAAAAAATCTGCTCAATTCCTCACCCAAGTAAACATGAAGCCAAAATATCAGCTTGGATCCAATCATTTGCAACAGAACTTAACCTTGACGTTAAAGAGGATAAAGTCGGCAATTTGATTATAAAAAAACCTGCAACTGCAGGCATGGAAAATCGCAAAGGGGTTATTTTACAAGCCCATATGGACATGGTTCCGCAAAAAAATGCCGATAAAGTACATGACTTCGTAACCGATCCGATAGAAGCCTATGTGGATGGCGAATGGGTTACTGCAAATGGCACCACCTTAGGAGCGGATAACGGCATCGGTTTAAGTGCATGTTTAGCGGTATTGGCAAGCACAGATCTTGCTCATGGTCCACTTGAAGTGTTAGTGACAACCGATGAAGAAGCAGGCATGACCGGTGCTTTTGGTCTTGAAGCAGGATGGTTAGATGGTGAGATTTTACTCAATACCGACTCAGAAGATGAAGGCGAAGTGTACATGGGCTGCGCCGGTGGTATCGATGTTAACGTCTCACTCCCGGTTGAATTTAACTCGGTGAATCGCGAAAACGCGGCATTCATTTTAAGCATTAAAGGTTTAAAAGGTGGTCATTCTGGTGTCGATATTCATACCGGACGCGCTAATGCCAATAAATTACTCGCTCGCTTTTTTAAACAATATAGCCAACTTGATTTAAGCATCAGTACCTTCTTTGGCGGTTCACTTCGTAATGCTATCCCTCGTGAAAGTAGCGCTATCATTTTATGCGCGCCATCAGATATAAGCGCTCTAGAAACTGCTGTTACCCAATACAATGAAGTTTTAAAGGCTGAATTAAACGCGATTGAAACCAACCTCATTGTTACCCTAACACCCACCGAGCAGCCTACTTCTCAATTGTCTCCAACTAGCCAATCTGCGTTTATCAACGCAGTTAATGCATGCGTAAATGGTGTGATCCGCATGAGCGATGAAGTCCCTGGTGTGGTTGAAACATCTACTAATTTGGGCGTCATTAAAATGGCTGATGATCATATTAAAATTCAGTGTTTAGTCCGCTCGCTTATCGACAGTGCGCGTACTAATACGCAAAATATGATTTGCTCTAATTTTGAACTTGCTGGTGCATCAGTAATTTGTTCGGGTGCATATCCAGGTTGGCAGCCAAAAGCCGAGTCACCTATCAAGGATTTATTACGTGAAACCTACGAAAGTATGTTTGGCACTTTACCTAAAATTATGGTGATCCACGCAGGATTAGAATGTGGCTTATTTAAAGATGCTTACCCACATTGGGATATGGTGTCGTTTGGCCCAACCATTCGTTTTCCTCACTCACCAGATGAAAAAGTCAAAATTGATACCGTTGCGCCTTTTTATGATTTATTAGTGAATGTACTCAAAAACATTCCTGTTAAAGC